Below is a window of Gammaproteobacteria bacterium DNA.
CGAAGTGCGTTTCCGGCATCGCGAGCGGAATTTTCGCTGGTTGTCCTGCCGGGCCGTGGCCTACGCGGATGAACAGCTGATCTACCTGTCCGCGCGGGATGTCACCGACCGGGTGGAGGCCGAGCAGCGCCTGCTGCATGACGCCTTGCACGACCCCCTCACGGGGCTTACCAACCGCATCGGATTCATGGAACCGCTGCGCCGCGCCCTGATTCAGGCGCAACGCCACAGCGGCCGTTGTTTTGCGGTAATGGCCATCGATGTGGACCGTTTCAAAGTGGTCAACGACAGCCTGGGCCATCTCGCCGGCGATGACTTGCTCAAAGACCTGGCCCGGCGGATCCAGGCTGTGGTGCGGGCGGGTGACGTGGTCAGCCGCCTGGGCGGCGATGAATTCGCCGTGCTGCTGACCGAGATCAATGAACCGGCCGATGCCGCCCGCATTGCCCAGCGCCTGGAAGAACGGCTCAAACTGCCGAGCTGCATTCAGGGGCAGGACGTGTTCGCCACCGTCAGCATCGGCATCACCCTCAGCAACCTGGGATACCAGCAGGCAGAAGAAATGCTGCGCGATGCTGATACCGCCATGTATTTCGCCAAGGTGCAGGGCAAGTCGCGCTACGTGATTTTCGACCGCAGCATGCATCACAAAGCGGTCAACCGCCTGCAACTGGAAACGGAGCTGCGCAAGAGCATCCAGGCAGAGCAGTTGACCCTGCACTACCAGCCCATCGTCGCCCTGAAAGACCGGCGCATCACCGGTTTCGAGGCGCTGCTGCGCTGGATCCACCCGGAGCAGGGCATGGTCTCACCGGCGGAATTCATTCCCGTGGCGGAGGAGACAGGCTTGATTGTGCCCATTGGTCAATGGGTGTTCCAAGAGGCCTGCCGCCAGGCGCGCACCTGGGCACAGCGATATCCAGAACGCCACACGGTGGTCAACGTGAACATCTCCCCGCGCCAGTTCTGGCAACACAACTTCGTAGACTACATCAAGACCACCATGAGCTCACTGGAGGTGGATCCGGCCACCGTGGCCCTGGAGATCACCGAAAGCGTTATCATGTACAACGCCCAGGAGGCCAGCGACATCTTCCGCGCGCTCAAGGATCTGGGGCTGAAAATCTACATCGACGACTTCGGGACCGGCTACTCGTCTTTGAGCTACCTCCACCGCTTTCCCTTCGATGGCCTGAAAATAGACCGCTCCTTTGTCCAGGGCATGGAACAGGACGATGCCAGCCGGGAACTGGTCAACACCATCCTGTTATTGGCGAAGAACCTGTCGCTGAAAGTGGTGGCGGAAGGGGTGGAAACCACGGTGCAGTGGGAACGGCTCCGGGAACTCGGGTGCGGCTGGGCGCAGGGCTTTTTGTTCGCCCGTCCTCAGCCTGGCGAAGACGCCGACGGCTTGTTGCGGCGCAGCTGAGCCTTGCCCTGCACCCCCAGGCCGTGGCGCAGTGCCTCAGCCTGCACCGCTGCCAGACCCCGCACATATGGGCGGTAACGACGCAGGCCCGGCGGCAGGGCCGCGAGGGCGGCACGCGCCTCCCGCAAACTGCCAAAACGGCCGTACGCCAGGGCCCAGCGGCGGGCCTGCCTCAGCCGGGTGGGAAAGACCAGCAGCCTGTCGCTGAGGGCCGCCACCTCGTCTTGCCGCAGGAAGCGGTTCATATCCCCGGGGTCGTCCGAATCACTGAGCAGCAATTGGATCGTGTAACCCGACAACCGGGGCTGGCCCAGCAGCAGGCTGCGGGCGACGGCCAGGTGTTGTGTAAAGGGTGTGCTTTGTGCGGGGGTGGCGGTCGGGACCGACAGCGCTGCGGGCTCGGTCATCAGCGCCACCTTGCCTGGCCTGGGGGACGACACAATGGCATAGGCGCTGGCCGCCAGGGCCATAAGGCCCATGGTCGCGCCTCCCAGGCGCAGGATTTGCCGGTTGTTTTGGCCTTGTCCCCCCCCAAGGGCCGTATCGGCCCGGGCGGCGCGCACATGGGCGCCCGCCACCCGCGCGCTGGTGTCGGCGTAAGCGGCAAGCAAGGCTTTATGCGCCAGCACATTGATGCGGCGCATCACACCACGGCTGGCGCGGCTCAAGACGCGCAGGGCGTGGTCAGAAAAGAGCCCTTCACCCCGGTGGCCGGCCTGGGCCAGGCGAAATGCCACATAGTCGCGAATTTCAGAAGCGGTCAGCGGGGGCAGGGTAAAGCCGTGGATGATGCGGGCCCGGACCGCCTGCAGGTCCGACCGGGCCAGGCGCAGATCCAGCTCCGGCTGGCCGAACAACACCACTTGCAGCAACGTCGCCCGCTGGGTTTCGAGGTTTGACAGCAGGCGCAGTTCTTCCAGGGTCTCCTGGGGCATGCCCTGGCTTTCCTCCACCAGCACCACCACGTTTTGCCCATCCCGGTGGCGGGCGATAAGGGCGTCGTGCAACGCCCCCAACAGTTCGTAGCGCAAGGTCGCCGCGTTCAAGGGGAGCTTGAGTTCCCGCGCCAGGGTGCGCAGCAGCTCATCAGGGGAAAGTGTGGGATGGGGCAGGTAGAGCACGGTGGCCTGATTCCGCAGCCGCTCCCCCAGCATGCGGCACAGCATGGTCTTGCCGCTGCCGATCTCGCCGCTGACTTTGGCGAAGCCGCCACCGCTGCGCAGGACGTAGAACAGCGCGTCAAGAATGGCGCCACGCATGGCACCGGGAAAGAAGCGTTGAGTGTCGGGCGTAAGCTGGAAAGGATCGGAGTGCAATCCGAAGTGGTGACGGTACATGTCAATCTTCCGGCGTTCCCTGGGGCACGAGCTGGAGGTGCAAAAACCAGACCAGCTAACGGGCCGGGCGGGGCGCTTCAGCCGGTGATGACTGCGCTCAAATCGGTATCCTCCGCCAGCGCCATTCCCAGAGCGCCGGTGCTGACCCGGGTGCCCTGCAGGCGGGCGCCGGACAAGCGCGCGCCCAGAAGCTTGGCGCCTCTTAAGTCCGCGCCGCTGAGATCCGCTCCGGAAAGGTCAGCACCGCACAAATCGGCGTCATTGAGCCGGGCGTGCTGGAGCCGCGCCAGCCGGAAATCGGCATCCCGCAACCGGGCCCGGCGGAAATCGGCCCGATGGAGGTCCAAATCCACCAGGTTTGCATTGTTCAGGTCGGCCCCCGCCAGCGCTGCCTCCCGCAGGCTGTCCCCGGGGAGGCTCAGCAACACCGTAAAACCTCTGCGGTCGAAGATTTCAATCATGACATACTGCCCTCCCCCGTCCCGGCGTCCGCCACTTCCAGACCCCGCTGCGCGCATTTTCTTCCGGCGAGGAGACAGGCCCGGGTCAGTGCCTCGGCGGGCGCCAGATCCCGCAGGCGGGCGTCGATATAAGCGGCGTTGAAAGTATCGCCCGCACCCAGGGTATCCACCACCCGGGACAACGGGGTGGCGGGCGCGTGGAGGGGCTCAGCCTCCCCGGGCAGCGCCACGTAGCCCCCCCGCTCCCCCCAGGCCAGCACCCGCTCCGCCTTCGGTGCCAGACCTTCCATGGCTTTGAGGAACGCCGGTCCGTCCGCAAATCCGCAGGCCTCGGCATAGTGGCGGGAAAAAAACAGCACGTCGGCCCGGGGAAACAGGCGCTGCACATGGGGGCGGGGTTTTTCTATTTCCACCGAGATGGGGGCATCAGTTCGAAGCTTCGCGGCACGCTGCAACATGGCGGCGGTGTCGGCGACATGGCGTCCCTCGAAGTGCAGCCATTGGAAGGGCGCAAGGTCAATGCGGGCAAAATCCTCCGCGCTGAACTCTGGCAGTTGGCGGTAATGGACGATGGTGCGCGAGCCTGTGGCCTGGCTCAGCGTGATGTAAGAAACGGGGGTCTTGGCCCTGCTGACGCGGCACACGGGGTCGAGGTTCACACCGTGGGCGCTGAGGTCGGTGATGACGAGGCGGCTGTCCGGATCGTCCCCCAGGGTGCCCGCCCAGGTGCAGCGATGGCCCAGCAGGCTGAGCACCACCAGGGTGTTGGTGCAATTGCCACCCCGCAGAATGCGTTGGTCCAGGGCGCGCACTTCCCCATTCTCGGAAGGATAAACCGCCACCGTGTTGATGATGTCCACGGTGGCGACACCCACCCCCAATACCTGGGCCATAGCGGCCTTATCGGCTCATGACGAATGGCTGGTTTTCGAATCCGGTTTGGCGTAGCCCGCCTCAGGGGGCGCCGCCTCCGCAGGGGGCTTGGGCGCCGCTGTCTGCGCCATCTTCATTCGCGCCAGCGGGACGAAGGTGACGCTGAGGTAATCAATGGTGACCCAGCCCAAAACAAGGTAGACGAAATGCATGTAGTTGTGGGTGTAGTAGAACATGCCGATCCACCAGGCGATGTTCCAACTGTGGGCCACAAACACCACCACCATCACCCAGGGGTAAGCACAGGCCTTGCCCCCGCATTCCGGACAGAAAATATTCGCCCACCACGCGGCCCGCAATTTCTCTTTGGGGGTGATAGAGGCTTCGTGGCAACGGGGACATTTGAAATTTTTCATGGCGGCCGCTCCGGCTTGGCGGTGGAAACGGCGCTATTATAGCCGAGTCACCGGCCGGGGGGATATGCGCGCTGCCGCGAGACAAAACCTGCTAGTATTAGCTGCTTGTTCAAGCAATGGCCAAGTCAAGCATGAACCCGATACGACGGATCTTGTTGCCCGCGGCCCTGGCCGCCGCGTTGGCGGCCTGCGACAACAATACGCCCTTGATGGAAAAGGTGTTGGACGATGACCGCGAGGCGGTGGTGTCCCTGTTGGATCAGGGCGCCGATATCAATGAGCGCAACAACTACGGCTGGACAGCCCTGATTCACGCCGCCCGCATGGGCAATACGGAGCTGGTCACGCTGTTGCTGGATCGTGGCGCCGACATCGATGTCCGCGACGATTCCGGCTGGACGCCGCTGATGCGCGCTGCCATGAAAGGGCATCTTGAAACCGTGCAGGCCCTGCTGGCACGCGGTGCGTCGGTCAACGCCCAGGAAGACGGCGGCTGGACCGCGCTGCACTGGGCGGCGGCCCGGGGATACAAAGACGTGGCGGCCGCCCTGCTCAGGCACCATGCTGATTACAACATTAAAACCAAAGACAACTGGACACCCCTGCAACTGGCCCTCAAGGAAGACCACCAGGACGTGGCCAGTGTGCTTCAGGCTGCGGGGGCGAAGCTGTGATGCCCTCGCGCCCGGCCTGGATGATCATGCTGGCCCTCCTGGTCACGGCCTGTGACCGCGGTCCGGAGACACCCGCCCCCGTCGGCCGGCTGGCCACCTTGCAGACCCTGGCATCGGAATACGAAGCCCTGGCTGACGCCCTGCCCACCAGCCCCATGCAGCTTCCGGCGGAGGACAGAAAACGTTTTGTGGAAACAGTGTTTCGCGACGGGGGCTACAGCTACGCCGCCACCCTCAAGGCCCTGGCCCGGGGAGAGTGGGACAAAAACGACAAAAACGCCCGCGACTTGGTGGAGCTGGTGACCCTGCCTCACCGGCAGTTGCGGGCGGGTGAGTCCATGGAGGGCTTGTACTCCGAAGATGAACTGGCCGCCATCCGGGCCATAGAGGCCCACCTGCGCTGAAGGGGCCGGTGCACCAGCCGTGGCCGGCGAGCCCGGCCGAAGCCGTGGCCCTGCAACAGGCGCTGCGCCACCGGGTCATCACCGAAGACCGCTTGCCCACGGTGCAGCGGGTGGCCGGTGTGGACGTGGGCTTTGAACAAGACGGCGCCATCACCCGGGCGGCGGTGGTAGTGTTGGGCTTCCCCGGGCTGATGCCGCTGGAACACACCATTGCCCGCCTTCCCACTTCTTTCCCCTATATCCCGGGTCTGCTGTCCTTTCGCGAGGCGCCGGCGGTGCTAAAGGCCCTGGACGCCCTCCGCACGCCGCCTGATTTATTGCTCTGCGACGGCCAGGGCATCGCCCATCCCCGCCGCTTTGGCCTCGCCTGCCACCTGGGCGTGCTGACGGACCTGCCCGCCGTCGGCGTGGCCAAAAGCCGCCTGGTGGGCCACCATGGCCCGGCAGGCAACGAAAAAGGGGACTGGACCCCCCTTAAGGACAAGGAAGAGATCATCGGCGCCGTGCTGCGCACCCGCCGCGGGGTGCGGCCCGTTTATGTTTCCTCCGGCCACCGCATCAGCCTGGCCACCGCCATCGATTACGTGCTGCGCTGCACCACCCGCTTTCGCCTGCCCGAGACCACCCGCGCCGCCCACCGCCTGGCCTCCGGCTAGCTCAGATGCACGACGAGCCGGCGGCGGCTGCCCTGACGGCGGTGTTCCCACAGAAACACCCCCTGCCAAGTGCCCAGGCACAGGTGCCCGTTTTGAAAGGGGATGCCCAGGCTGGTGGCGGTGAGAGCGGCTTTGATATGGCTGGGCATGTCGTCGGGACCCTCGGAGGTGTGGGTGTACAAGGGGTCGCCTTCAGGGGCCAGGCGGCACAGCCAGGCCTCCAGGTCGCGCCGGACGGCCGGGTCGGCGTTTTCCTGGATCAAGAGGCTGGCGGAAGTGTGCTGGATGCACAAGGTGCACAAGCCCTCCACCGCCCCGCTTTCGCGCAGCATGGTGTTGATGGCGGCGGTGATTTCGTGCAGGCCGGAGCCGGGCGTTTCGATAGTAAGGGTGTGAATCATGGGCTGCGCCGGATCGCTGAAACCGGCGCCCTATGGTAGCGGGCGCCGCCCTGGGGCGCCAGCGCCCGGCCTACGGCCCGCCGTGCTCGCCGGCGGTGAGGAGACGCTCCAGGGCGGCGGTGTCATTTAAGGGGGGGTCGCACTGGCTGCCCCGGCAGACGTAGGCTACCCATTCCCCGGCGGCCGGGCACCGGGCCAGGCGGCCCGGCAGCGCCGCCGCGGCGTGGGGGATTACCAGGCTGTAGCGCCGGGGCGCGTAGCGGCGGGCCAGACGCCTGCGCCAGTGGGCGCAGCGTTCCTCGTCGCCCCGGATGATGAGCAATTCCGCAGGATAGCGCAGCGCCTCCAGGGCACCCAGCAGGCTGCCGTGGGCATGGGGCAGTTGCCCCATGGCGTTCCAGGCAGCGCGTACGGTGCGCCCGGCCGCCTCCAGGTAAGGGGCATGTCCCAGCACTTGACCCAGGCGGAGCAGCGCCTGGGCGGCGATGCCGTTGCCGGCGGGGGTGGCGTCGTCGGCCCAGGGCTTGGGGCGGTGGATGAGAGGCTCGTGGTCGTCGGCGGTGAAGAAAAAGCCGCCGGCGGGATCCTGAAAACGGGCCAGCAGGACATCCGCCAGGGCTGCGGCGAAATCCAGTTCGCCATCGCGCCAGCGGGCCTGGGCGAGGGCCAGAATGCCGTCAATGAGGAAGGCGTAGTCGTCCAAAAAGGCGCCCTGACGACGCTGGCCGTCTTTGTACACGGCCCAGAGGCGGCCCTCTTGCCACAGTTCGGCGCGGATGAAATCCAAAGCGCGGCTGGCTGAGGCCAGGTAGTCCTCCCGCTCCAACAGCCACCCGGCGGTGGCCATGGCGCTGATCATCAGGCCGTTCCAGCCGGTGAGGATTTTCTCGTCCCGCGCCGGACGGGGGCGTCTTTCCCGCACCGCGAACAAACGTTCCCGGGCGCGGCGCAGGCGGTTGTCCAAAGCGGCCGGGGCCAGATCCAGGCGTGGACCGAGAACGGTGAGCGGGGCGCGCTGGCGCAGATGCCAGCGGCCCTCAAAATCGGGCGTCTCGTCCAGGCTGTAGCAAGTGGCGAACAGGTGTGAGTCGGCGGGTCCCAGCACGGTGGCGATTTCTTGGCGGTCCCACAGGTAAAAGGCCCCTTCGCCCCCGGCGGGATCGTCTGCGTCCAGGGTGGAATAATAGCCCCCTTCCGGCCCTTGCATTTCCCGCTGCACCCAGGCCGCGGTGGTTTCCGCGACTGTGCGGTAGATCGCTTTCCCGGTGACTTGCCAGGCTTGCGCATAGCGGGCCAGCAGGGGGCCGTTGTCGCAGAGCATTTTCTCAAAGTGGGGAATCTCCCAGCCCTCGTCCACGGCGTAACGGAAAAAGCCGCCGCCGAGGTGATCGAAAAGCCCCCCCGTCGCCATCTGGTCCAGGGTGTGGGTGGCCATGGCCAGGGCGGCCTCATCGGCGGCGCCGGTGGCGTGCCAGTGACGCAGCAGGCGTTCGATGTGGCCGGGGTGGGGGAATTTGGGGGCGCCGCCAAAACCACCGTGGCGTTTATCGAAGGCCTGGCCCAGCTGGGCGCGGGCGGCATCCAGGGGCAGGGCGTCCAAGTTGGCCGCGGCCAGCGGGGTGGGGGCTTGGAGTTGGGCAAACACGGCGTGGACACGGTCGCCCTGTTGCTCGATTTCGTCGCGGTGCGTGGCGAAATAGGCAGCCACCTGTTCCAGCAGGGCGGGAAAGGCCGGCAGGCCGTGGCGCGGCGTCTTGGGAAAATAGGTGCCGCTGAAAAACGGCAGCTGCTGATCAGGGGTGAGAAAAACGGTGAGCGGCCAGCCGCCGCTGCGCTGGGTCAAGATATGATGGGCGCTTTGGTAGATCTTGTCCAGATCCGGCCGCTCTTCCCGGTCCACCTTGATGTTGACGAACAGCCGGTTCATGAGGGCGGCGACGGCCTCGTCATCAAAGCATTCGTGGGCCATGACATGGCACCAGTGGCAGGCGGAATAGCCAATGGAGAGCAGGATGGGGCGCTCTTCCCGCCGCGCCCGCGCCAACGCTTGGGCGTTCCAGGGATACCAGTCCACCGGTTGGCGGGCATGCCGGCGCAGATAGGGGCTGAGTTCCCCGGCCAGACGATTGCGGTGTGGGGCGGTGTTCATGAGGCCCTCCTTAACTTGAGTGGGCGGCCCAGCAGCCCAGGGAGGGAACTGGCGCTGCCCCCCCAATCAAGAGGTGGGCAAGAAGTCTATGGGCCAGGTGAACACCATGGTTTCCACCTCCTGGGCACCGAACTGGAACAACTTGATGCGCGAGCACAGCTTCCTTTGCAGGCGCGGCGCCTTGAGTTCAGACGACACCACTTTGCAGGCGCTGACGTTGCCCGGGGGGTCGATGGTGATATCCAGCACAACCTTGCCCTGCAGGGTCGGGTCACGGCGCAGGGCCCGGTGATACAGGGCGTAAATGGCGCCTTTGTTCTGATCCAGCACCAGTTGAATCTGCTCCACGCTGCGCTGGGCTTTGCGGCCTTCACGGGCCACGGGCTTGGCTGATTCTTCTTCGAGCAGGGCTTCGCTTTCCACCACGGTGGTGGCGCGCGAGGCCAGGGTGGTTTCTCCCACGTCGGTGCTGAGGGTGGAGGTGTCAATGCCGCCGCTGCCACTGCCGGCCCGACTGGTGATCAGGGAACGCTTGGGTCCTGACGGGGCGTCGGTGACCTGGATCAACGGTTTCTTGGGCAGCAGAGCCGCAAGGGGGCTCCGGCGCAGATCGGCAAGTTCGTTGCTGAGCGCCAGCAGGCCGGAACTGGCGGCTTTTTTGCGGGCCTGTTCCACGTCTTGGGGCGCTTCTTCCGCCGGTTGGGGTTCAGGCTCCGGTTCAGGCTCCGGTTCCGGTTCGGGTTCGGGCTCCGGTTCCGGCTCAGCTTCTTCCTCCGCCGGCGGGGGGGGCGGCGGCGGCTCGGGTTTGCTTTGCTCCAACACCAGCTTGGCCAGGCGGGGCGGCAGGCTTTCCGCTTTGGAGCGCTCCAGTTTGGGCACGCTGAGAAAGGGAACCACCAGGCTGAGTGTCACAAACAGGACCAGCAGCGTGTAGGTGATCAGGCGCAGATTGCGCCCTTCCGCGGCGGTCGGGGTCCAGGGCAGATCCGAAGAGCGGTAGAAACGGGGCACGACGGTCTATCCTTCCTGGTTCAGCTTTTTCACGACGGCCAATGAAATATTGGTGTAGTCGGCCTGGGTGCAGGTGAGCATGATTTTCTTCAGCAGCCGGTAGGGGATCTGTTTGTCGCCCATGATGGTGACCTCTCCCTGGGCCGGTTCCCCGTTGGGGCCGACGCGGCGCGA
It encodes the following:
- a CDS encoding EAL domain-containing protein produces the protein MARPELMLETLLDLERARQREHELRLESEALVEGLKAITFSEDTDTLFAAILDVLRNLLAFDEGFILGVQDDGSFTPIVSTARRFVGSRWQPQSLFSRVLAGRPVAAFDVGLVPEWQAQAPELRAGTASALHLRLRGEAHPAILVCTHPEARYFGPAHVKLAERYTPLVSQALLTAELRDALRERDRFFDLSLDLMAVIGFDGCFRQVNRAWAHSLGYDGSALVGRDLRSLLHEDDREKAETALKQLTVSKDRSECEVRFRHRERNFRWLSCRAVAYADEQLIYLSARDVTDRVEAEQRLLHDALHDPLTGLTNRIGFMEPLRRALIQAQRHSGRCFAVMAIDVDRFKVVNDSLGHLAGDDLLKDLARRIQAVVRAGDVVSRLGGDEFAVLLTEINEPADAARIAQRLEERLKLPSCIQGQDVFATVSIGITLSNLGYQQAEEMLRDADTAMYFAKVQGKSRYVIFDRSMHHKAVNRLQLETELRKSIQAEQLTLHYQPIVALKDRRITGFEALLRWIHPEQGMVSPAEFIPVAEETGLIVPIGQWVFQEACRQARTWAQRYPERHTVVNVNISPRQFWQHNFVDYIKTTMSSLEVDPATVALEITESVIMYNAQEASDIFRALKDLGLKIYIDDFGTGYSSLSYLHRFPFDGLKIDRSFVQGMEQDDASRELVNTILLLAKNLSLKVVAEGVETTVQWERLRELGCGWAQGFLFARPQPGEDADGLLRRS
- a CDS encoding pentapeptide repeat-containing protein, translated to MRAAGSGSGGRRDGGGQYVMIEIFDRRGFTVLLSLPGDSLREAALAGADLNNANLVDLDLHRADFRRARLRDADFRLARLQHARLNDADLCGADLSGADLSGADLRGAKLLGARLSGARLQGTRVSTGALGMALAEDTDLSAVITG
- a CDS encoding ketohexokinase — its product is MAQVLGVGVATVDIINTVAVYPSENGEVRALDQRILRGGNCTNTLVVLSLLGHRCTWAGTLGDDPDSRLVITDLSAHGVNLDPVCRVSRAKTPVSYITLSQATGSRTIVHYRQLPEFSAEDFARIDLAPFQWLHFEGRHVADTAAMLQRAAKLRTDAPISVEIEKPRPHVQRLFPRADVLFFSRHYAEACGFADGPAFLKAMEGLAPKAERVLAWGERGGYVALPGEAEPLHAPATPLSRVVDTLGAGDTFNAAYIDARLRDLAPAEALTRACLLAGRKCAQRGLEVADAGTGEGSMS
- a CDS encoding ankyrin repeat domain-containing protein, whose product is MAKSSMNPIRRILLPAALAAALAACDNNTPLMEKVLDDDREAVVSLLDQGADINERNNYGWTALIHAARMGNTELVTLLLDRGADIDVRDDSGWTPLMRAAMKGHLETVQALLARGASVNAQEDGGWTALHWAAARGYKDVAAALLRHHADYNIKTKDNWTPLQLALKEDHQDVASVLQAAGAKL
- a CDS encoding deoxyribonuclease V is translated as MHQPWPASPAEAVALQQALRHRVITEDRLPTVQRVAGVDVGFEQDGAITRAAVVVLGFPGLMPLEHTIARLPTSFPYIPGLLSFREAPAVLKALDALRTPPDLLLCDGQGIAHPRRFGLACHLGVLTDLPAVGVAKSRLVGHHGPAGNEKGDWTPLKDKEEIIGAVLRTRRGVRPVYVSSGHRISLATAIDYVLRCTTRFRLPETTRAAHRLASG
- a CDS encoding YjbQ family protein: MIHTLTIETPGSGLHEITAAINTMLRESGAVEGLCTLCIQHTSASLLIQENADPAVRRDLEAWLCRLAPEGDPLYTHTSEGPDDMPSHIKAALTATSLGIPFQNGHLCLGTWQGVFLWEHRRQGSRRRLVVHLS
- a CDS encoding thioredoxin domain-containing protein — its product is MNTAPHRNRLAGELSPYLRRHARQPVDWYPWNAQALARARREERPILLSIGYSACHWCHVMAHECFDDEAVAALMNRLFVNIKVDREERPDLDKIYQSAHHILTQRSGGWPLTVFLTPDQQLPFFSGTYFPKTPRHGLPAFPALLEQVAAYFATHRDEIEQQGDRVHAVFAQLQAPTPLAAANLDALPLDAARAQLGQAFDKRHGGFGGAPKFPHPGHIERLLRHWHATGAADEAALAMATHTLDQMATGGLFDHLGGGFFRYAVDEGWEIPHFEKMLCDNGPLLARYAQAWQVTGKAIYRTVAETTAAWVQREMQGPEGGYYSTLDADDPAGGEGAFYLWDRQEIATVLGPADSHLFATCYSLDETPDFEGRWHLRQRAPLTVLGPRLDLAPAALDNRLRRARERLFAVRERRPRPARDEKILTGWNGLMISAMATAGWLLEREDYLASASRALDFIRAELWQEGRLWAVYKDGQRRQGAFLDDYAFLIDGILALAQARWRDGELDFAAALADVLLARFQDPAGGFFFTADDHEPLIHRPKPWADDATPAGNGIAAQALLRLGQVLGHAPYLEAAGRTVRAAWNAMGQLPHAHGSLLGALEALRYPAELLIIRGDEERCAHWRRRLARRYAPRRYSLVIPHAAAALPGRLARCPAAGEWVAYVCRGSQCDPPLNDTAALERLLTAGEHGGP
- a CDS encoding TonB family protein — translated: MEQARKKAASSGLLALSNELADLRRSPLAALLPKKPLIQVTDAPSGPKRSLITSRAGSGSGGIDTSTLSTDVGETTLASRATTVVESEALLEEESAKPVAREGRKAQRSVEQIQLVLDQNKGAIYALYHRALRRDPTLQGKVVLDITIDPPGNVSACKVVSSELKAPRLQRKLCSRIKLFQFGAQEVETMVFTWPIDFLPTS